The following coding sequences lie in one Miscanthus floridulus cultivar M001 chromosome 9, ASM1932011v1, whole genome shotgun sequence genomic window:
- the LOC136481616 gene encoding uncharacterized protein, translated as MPTGETLKAGTQSESPVPPPPPTLTATASSSPASTRHRTFSSSSSSSSSSLSTVSSAASSPSLSPRGRGTTTTTTTSVPFSWEHHPGIPKTRLIPAGTPSSAPTPLPLPLPPPLRAPTTTTSRPRHHQRARRRRSRGKPPPADDAADPFAAALVECTRERGAGAGSDDAGLMDALFPARAPPAPTSRRWSIASAGGVVGLLDLYGCKSAMGGVAEGAFVARRPVAVVRAGPGRAGHR; from the coding sequence ATGCCGACCGGCGAGACGCTAAAGGCAGGGACTCAATCTGAATCACcagtgccaccgccgccgcctacaCTGACGGCGACAGCCTCGTCCTCCCCAGCGTCGACCCGCCACCGCACCTTCTCCTCATCGTCGTCTTCGTCCTCGTCGTCCCTCTCCACGGTGTCCTCGGCGGCATCCTCGCCGTCGCTGTCCCCGCGCGGCcgcggcaccaccaccaccaccaccacctccgttcCCTTCTCCTGGGAACACCACCCGGGCATCCCCAAGACGCGCCTTATCCCCGCCGGCACGCCGTCCTCCGCGCCCAcgccgctcccgctcccgctcccgccgccgctgcgggcgccgacgacgacgacgtcaaGGCCGCGCCACCACCAGCGCGCCCGGCGCCGACGCTCCCGCGGAAAGCCGCCGCCGGCCGACGACGCGGCGGACCCCTTCGCTGCGGCGCTCGTGGAGTGCACCAGGGAGCGCGGCGCCGGCGCGGGATCGGACGACGCCGGCCTCATGGACGCGCTGTTCCCCGCGCGGGCGCCGCCAGCGCCCACCAGCCGGCGGTGGTCCATCGCGTCCGCCGGCGGGGTCGTCGGGCTCCTGGACCTGTATGGGTGCAAGAGCGCCATGGGCGGCGTCGCGGAGGGCGCCTTCGTGGCGCGCCGCCCGGTGGCGGTGGTCCGCGCGGGCCCGGGCCGGGCCGGACACAGATGA